From a single Calothrix sp. NIES-2098 genomic region:
- a CDS encoding integral membrane sensor signal transduction histidine kinase has protein sequence MIVNSLDLPLTMFTALANRADLLMALTDRSGRIQWVNEALAKRAGITAEMLIGKKFFSVLTSNAPINIQQAYIREQLLKGESFKFELSYFSPQEKEHWLLVDGQPIHNAEGITSQYAVMANDITLRKYTEQDLEQTRQRLKRLVESVKLVPWEAEAITHQFTYVGPQVIDLFGYDLEDWYQPEFWHSHIYPEDLPRVIEYHEAISQAQDDYIVEYRLLTADGRWVWVKDIVNVVRSQGKVTQLLGFIIDISDAYRQAAQRKQTELSLQEALSRLEQAKQELETRVQQRTIALSQEKEKLEQTLKQLQQTQSQLIQSEKMSSLGQLVAGVAHEINNPVNFIYGNITPATEYVEDLLYLLQCYQQHYPISSSTLQAEIEHIDIEFIIEDLPRLLSSMKVGANRIREIVLSLRTFSRLDEAEVKEVNIHDGIDSTLMILQNRLKPKTGNSQIQVIKEYGKLPLVECYAGQLNQVFMNIIVNAIDALEEYDQKRSPQEIIENPSQITICTEFRQGETRIESAEEPHSTNSESSIVIRIIDNGPGISEAVCNRLFDPFFTTKSIGKGTGLGLSISYQIIVERHQGQIECYSTPGHTEFAIVIPQQQIKTKI, from the coding sequence ATGATAGTTAATTCACTTGATTTACCCTTAACTATGTTTACTGCCTTAGCAAATCGTGCGGATTTATTGATGGCATTGACGGATAGATCTGGACGTATTCAATGGGTAAATGAAGCATTAGCTAAACGTGCAGGTATTACTGCTGAAATGTTAATCGGGAAAAAATTTTTTTCTGTACTTACTTCTAACGCTCCCATCAATATTCAACAAGCTTATATCCGCGAACAACTATTAAAAGGAGAAAGCTTTAAGTTTGAGCTTTCTTATTTTTCACCTCAGGAAAAAGAGCATTGGTTATTAGTAGATGGGCAACCTATCCACAATGCAGAAGGTATAACTAGCCAATACGCTGTCATGGCTAATGATATTACTTTACGTAAGTATACTGAACAAGATTTAGAGCAAACTCGGCAGCGGTTAAAGCGATTAGTAGAGAGTGTTAAATTAGTACCTTGGGAAGCAGAGGCTATTACTCACCAGTTTACTTATGTAGGGCCACAAGTAATAGATTTGTTTGGTTATGATTTAGAAGATTGGTATCAACCAGAATTTTGGCACTCACACATTTATCCAGAAGATTTACCCAGGGTTATTGAATACCACGAAGCCATCTCCCAAGCACAAGATGATTATATAGTTGAGTATCGGTTATTGACTGCTGATGGCAGGTGGGTTTGGGTAAAAGATATTGTGAATGTTGTGCGTTCTCAAGGTAAGGTAACACAACTACTAGGTTTTATTATTGATATTAGCGATGCCTATCGGCAAGCTGCGCAACGCAAACAAACAGAACTCTCTTTGCAAGAAGCTTTAAGTAGGTTAGAACAAGCAAAACAAGAATTAGAAACTAGGGTGCAGCAACGCACTATTGCTTTGAGTCAAGAAAAAGAAAAACTAGAACAGACTTTAAAGCAATTGCAGCAAACCCAAAGCCAACTGATTCAAAGCGAAAAAATGTCTAGCCTAGGTCAACTTGTAGCTGGCGTTGCTCATGAAATTAATAATCCAGTTAACTTCATCTATGGCAACATTACTCCTGCTACTGAATATGTTGAAGATTTACTATATTTATTGCAGTGCTATCAGCAGCATTATCCTATCTCTTCCTCTACACTGCAAGCAGAAATTGAGCATATAGATATCGAATTTATTATCGAAGATTTACCTAGGCTTTTATCTTCGATGAAGGTTGGTGCTAATCGTATTCGGGAAATTGTTTTATCTCTTCGTACTTTCTCGCGGTTAGATGAAGCTGAAGTTAAAGAGGTAAATATTCACGATGGTATAGATAGTACTTTGATGATTCTACAAAATCGCCTCAAACCTAAAACCGGGAATTCACAGATTCAAGTCATCAAAGAATACGGCAAGCTACCCTTAGTAGAGTGTTATGCAGGACAACTTAACCAAGTGTTTATGAACATTATTGTTAATGCTATAGACGCTTTAGAAGAGTACGATCAAAAGCGATCGCCACAGGAAATCATAGAAAATCCCAGCCAGATTACCATCTGTACTGAATTTAGGCAGGGAGAGACAAGAATTGAGAGTGCAGAAGAACCCCATAGCACTAACTCTGAATCTTCCATTGTGATTCGGATTATAGATAATGGCCCTGGTATAAGCGAAGCAGTTTGTAATCGTTTGTTTGACCCTTTCTTTACTACCAAAAGTATTGGTAAAGGCACGGGTTTAGGCTTGTCTATTAGTTACCAAATTATTGTTGAAAGACATCAAGGGCAAATAGAATGTTACTCCACTCCAGGCCATACAGAATTTGCGATCGTCATTCCCCAACAACAGATAAAAACAAAAATTTAG
- a CDS encoding nuclease, which produces MGMRKLQKLALIWLCAGIIILGLMGCDRLPFFAPSGDVVERVSDGDTLAVKDPNGNKFSVRFACMDAPEVPHTNKEKQSKRASDRNQFTWGAKAQERVQELVKQGGDRVNLTITDSDRYGRKIAEVRLKDGTFVQQILLREGLAKVYRPYLNKCPSKELVQQAEAEAQQQKRGIWGDAKFVNPWEYRSLSKL; this is translated from the coding sequence ATGGGAATGCGGAAGTTACAGAAACTAGCGCTGATTTGGCTATGTGCAGGAATTATTATTTTGGGTTTGATGGGATGCGATCGCCTTCCGTTTTTCGCTCCTTCTGGAGATGTGGTTGAGCGTGTCAGTGATGGTGATACCTTAGCAGTGAAAGATCCTAACGGTAACAAATTCAGCGTCCGCTTTGCTTGCATGGATGCACCGGAAGTACCACATACCAATAAAGAAAAACAAAGTAAACGCGCTAGCGATCGCAATCAATTTACTTGGGGTGCGAAAGCGCAAGAACGGGTGCAGGAGTTGGTAAAACAAGGAGGCGATCGCGTAAATTTAACTATTACCGATAGCGATCGCTATGGCAGAAAAATTGCAGAAGTTCGCTTAAAAGATGGTACTTTTGTTCAACAAATCTTATTAAGAGAAGGACTAGCAAAAGTGTATCGTCCTTATTTAAATAAATGTCCTAGTAAAGAGTTAGTGCAACAAGCCGAAGCCGAAGCGCAGCAACAAAAGCGTGGGATTTGGGGCGATGCTAAGTTTGTCAATCCTTGGGAGTATCGGAGTTTAAGTAAGCTGTAA
- a CDS encoding pyrroline-5-carboxylate reductase, which produces MTTKFGLIGGGVMGEALLSRLIARRIYQPSEVLVSEPQPSRQNFLRQQYDVNVTTDNRLILAESREVVLLAVKPQVFSAIAQELAEIIELTVQENSPLVISILAGVTLSQLEAAFPQLPVIRAMPNTPATVGAGITAICLGAYTNSKHYQIAQQIFSAVGEVVEVAETLMDAVTGLSGSGPAYVALMVEALADGGVAAGLPRSVANQLALQTVLGTATLLHESKMHPAELKDRVTSPGGTTIAGITQLEKAAFRSALIQAVKAATERSQELGK; this is translated from the coding sequence ATGACTACTAAATTTGGCTTAATCGGTGGTGGGGTAATGGGAGAAGCGCTGTTATCCCGCCTTATTGCGCGTAGAATTTATCAACCATCAGAAGTTTTAGTCAGCGAACCGCAGCCCTCGCGCCAAAATTTTTTAAGGCAACAATATGACGTCAACGTGACTACTGATAATCGCCTAATTTTGGCGGAAAGTAGAGAAGTTGTATTGTTAGCAGTGAAACCCCAGGTATTTAGTGCGATCGCTCAAGAACTGGCAGAGATAATTGAATTGACAGTTCAAGAAAACTCACCCTTAGTCATCTCTATTTTGGCAGGTGTAACTTTAAGCCAGCTAGAAGCAGCGTTTCCACAGTTACCAGTCATTAGAGCTATGCCCAATACTCCCGCCACAGTAGGCGCAGGAATTACGGCAATTTGCTTAGGTGCATACACTAATAGCAAACACTACCAAATAGCACAGCAAATTTTTTCCGCAGTCGGGGAAGTCGTAGAAGTAGCAGAAACTCTCATGGACGCAGTGACAGGACTATCCGGTAGCGGGCCTGCTTATGTAGCGCTGATGGTAGAAGCACTGGCCGATGGGGGAGTAGCCGCAGGTTTACCTAGATCTGTAGCCAACCAATTAGCCCTGCAAACCGTATTAGGAACAGCCACGCTACTACATGAGAGCAAAATGCACCCAGCAGAACTGAAAGACCGCGTCACCAGCCCAGGAGGGACGACAATTGCTGGTATTACCCAACTAGAAAAAGCCGCATTTCGCTCCGCTTTAATTCAAGCAGTCAAAGCCGCCACAGAGCGATCGCAAGAATTGGGTAAATAG
- a CDS encoding para-aminobenzoate synthase component I → MTQGWYWRSLPLEHRTGSEIFAALFRPTTASGIATLLESTYPTPINHPQLHRYSICAGAPRVVDSIPQMWTPELGKVFPFLEELLIRGQGEISPLSSPSHLPFTGGWLGWLGYDVAWEIEKLPQNKCDRLPFPVAFWYEPDCFAILDHAEQTLWLAASDENELDELQKKLEQAQTNNSLPASLPSVIPSSPHFYTSQADYETAVNQAKKYIQAGDIFQANLSLRFETTTKTSGWSIYQALQRINPSPFASYWQTPWGEVMSCSPERLVLLQNGEAETRPIAGTRSRGINAEQDIQLAKDLLSNSKERAEHIMLVDLERNDLGRVCEWGTVRVDELLTIERYSHVMHLVSNVKGRLRCDRTAIDLIRALFPGGTITGCPKVRCMEIIEELEPVRRSLFYGSCGYLDWRGNLDLNILIRTLLLAPIEEKQEDKSNSTFKTVWGQVGAGIVADSDPEREWYESLHKAQAQLIALKMLNYE, encoded by the coding sequence ATGACCCAAGGTTGGTACTGGCGATCGCTTCCTCTAGAACATCGTACTGGTTCTGAAATTTTTGCTGCTCTATTTCGCCCCACTACCGCATCTGGAATCGCTACTTTACTAGAAAGCACCTACCCAACGCCAATAAACCATCCCCAACTTCATCGCTATTCTATCTGTGCTGGCGCTCCCCGCGTAGTTGATAGCATTCCTCAGATGTGGACACCAGAACTAGGAAAGGTTTTTCCGTTTTTGGAGGAGTTGCTAATAAGGGGACAAGGGGAAATTTCGCCCTTATCTTCTCCTTCTCACCTTCCCTTCACTGGTGGTTGGTTGGGATGGTTGGGTTATGACGTAGCGTGGGAAATTGAAAAATTACCCCAAAATAAATGCGATCGCTTACCGTTTCCTGTAGCTTTTTGGTATGAACCCGATTGTTTTGCCATTTTAGATCACGCCGAACAAACTCTTTGGTTAGCTGCTAGCGATGAGAATGAACTAGATGAGTTACAGAAAAAATTAGAACAAGCACAAACAAACAACTCTCTCCCCGCATCTCTCCCTTCTGTTATCCCTTCCTCTCCTCATTTCTATACATCCCAAGCCGATTATGAAACAGCCGTGAATCAGGCGAAAAAATACATTCAAGCGGGGGATATTTTTCAGGCGAATCTTTCATTGCGCTTTGAAACGACTACAAAGACTTCTGGCTGGTCAATTTACCAAGCATTGCAACGCATCAATCCTTCACCTTTTGCTAGCTATTGGCAAACACCTTGGGGAGAAGTCATGAGTTGTTCTCCAGAACGGTTGGTGTTGTTGCAAAATGGTGAAGCCGAAACTCGACCAATCGCCGGGACGCGATCGCGTGGGATCAATGCAGAACAAGACATTCAGCTAGCAAAAGATTTACTCAGCAATAGCAAAGAACGCGCCGAACACATCATGCTGGTAGATCTAGAACGCAACGATCTAGGGCGAGTTTGTGAATGGGGGACGGTTCGTGTTGACGAATTGTTGACAATTGAGCGCTATAGCCACGTCATGCACCTTGTCAGCAACGTTAAAGGTCGCTTAAGATGCGATCGCACTGCCATTGATTTGATTCGCGCCCTTTTCCCTGGTGGCACAATAACAGGGTGTCCCAAAGTTCGCTGCATGGAAATTATTGAAGAACTAGAACCTGTGCGACGCAGTTTATTCTATGGTTCCTGTGGCTATTTAGATTGGCGGGGAAACCTCGATTTAAATATCCTCATTCGTACCTTATTACTCGCTCCCATTGAAGAAAAGCAGGAGGATAAAAGCAACTCAACATTCAAAACTGTTTGGGGACAAGTTGGTGCAGGTATTGTCGCTGACAGCGATCCTGAGCGAGAATGGTATGAATCTCTGCACAAAGCTCAAGCACAACTCATCGCACTCAAAATGTTGAATTATGAATAG
- a CDS encoding cobalt transport protein, translating into MDLLRSLPLGLYLEEPQTWLHKIDPRVKFAWLMSFLTSYTFARNEWRLLLVTLLIIVTLIARIPRRVWQQQMGWLLLLAFFVFVIAAISPDGLGINYQPRLPANQQVLSPQAPKNTANVDEQAVYGNKEYRYVLFHKGPVKVSRRSLDLAVRLSTILFTVIYSTNLYLLTTAPEEITAGMESLMQPLRRLKLPVTEIALTLTLSLRFIPLVLEEVQNLIRSVMTRAINWKKLGLKGAVKVWMTVAERLLENLLLRAEQMASAMMVRGFTSPNEHRVPWHDLRLKRWDWLAIATLTIFWGVRLAIGTDV; encoded by the coding sequence ATGGATTTACTGCGATCGCTACCCCTAGGACTTTACCTAGAAGAACCTCAAACTTGGCTGCATAAAATCGATCCCAGAGTCAAGTTTGCCTGGTTGATGAGCTTTCTCACTAGTTACACTTTTGCCAGAAATGAATGGCGCTTACTCTTAGTAACGCTATTAATTATTGTTACCTTAATTGCCAGAATTCCTAGAAGAGTATGGCAGCAGCAAATGGGTTGGTTGTTACTCCTAGCCTTTTTTGTCTTTGTAATTGCAGCTATCAGTCCGGATGGATTGGGGATCAATTATCAGCCACGCTTACCAGCCAACCAACAGGTGTTGAGTCCCCAAGCACCTAAGAATACTGCCAATGTTGATGAACAAGCAGTATATGGCAATAAAGAATATAGATACGTACTATTTCACAAAGGGCCAGTCAAAGTCAGTCGCCGTTCTTTAGATTTGGCAGTGCGGCTGAGTACAATTTTGTTTACTGTAATTTACAGCACTAACTTGTATCTGCTCACAACAGCACCAGAAGAAATCACAGCCGGAATGGAAAGCTTAATGCAACCTCTGCGGCGACTCAAGTTACCTGTAACCGAAATTGCTCTAACTTTAACTTTATCCTTGCGGTTTATACCTCTAGTTTTAGAAGAAGTACAGAATTTAATTCGCTCCGTAATGACTAGGGCCATTAATTGGAAAAAGCTGGGACTCAAAGGTGCAGTTAAAGTTTGGATGACTGTAGCAGAGAGATTGTTAGAAAATCTGTTACTACGAGCAGAACAGATGGCGAGTGCAATGATGGTGCGCGGTTTTACTAGCCCAAACGAGCATCGAGTACCTTGGCATGACTTACGCTTAAAAAGGTGGGACTGGCTGGCTATTGCCACATTAACTATATTTTGGGGCGTGCGTTTAGCGATCGGCACTGATGTGTGA
- the arsC gene encoding arsenate reductase → MELPTLLILCTGNSCRSQMAEGFLRELADDLFTTQSAGMNPAKEVHPLAIKVMQEIGIDISTNSCKHISQFLDHKIDTVITVCDHADQSCPTLPSSIKRHHFSFPDPAEAVGTETEKLQVFRQVRDDISRLLLAYVAGRRDAL, encoded by the coding sequence ATGGAACTACCGACTCTCTTAATTCTTTGTACTGGTAATTCCTGTCGTAGCCAAATGGCAGAAGGGTTTTTGAGGGAATTAGCTGATGATTTATTCACAACCCAAAGTGCAGGAATGAATCCAGCCAAAGAGGTGCATCCTTTAGCTATTAAGGTGATGCAAGAGATAGGTATAGACATTTCGACAAACTCTTGTAAGCATATCAGCCAGTTCCTTGACCATAAAATTGATACGGTAATTACAGTGTGCGATCATGCAGATCAAAGTTGCCCTACATTACCTTCATCAATTAAACGTCATCATTTTAGTTTTCCCGATCCAGCTGAAGCGGTAGGAACTGAAACTGAAAAGCTGCAAGTATTTCGTCAGGTTCGTGATGATATTAGTAGGCTGCTTTTAGCTTATGTAGCGGGGAGACGTGATGCTCTTTAA
- a CDS encoding DSH domain-containing protein: MNYPAPSPELDLRSIFPFNLDRFQEDAIASLNAGRSVVVCAPTGSGKTLVGEYAIYRALARGKRVFYTTPLKALSNQKLRDFREKFGFDLVGLLTGDASINRDAPIIVMTTEIFRNMLYGTPIGQIGISLVDVEAVVLDECHYMNDRQRGTVWEESIIYCPREVQLVALSATVANSDQLTDWLNRVHGPTDLIYSDFRPVPLEFHFCNPKGLFPLLNDSKNKINPRLANRGKRRQGDKGKGGRPEAPGIIYTLSQLQQRDMLPAIYFIFSRRGCDKAVAEVGDLWLVNNDESQVLRRQIDDFLTRNPEAGRSGQIAPLYRGIAAHHAGILPAWKVLVEELFQQGLIKVVFATETLAAGINMPARTTVISTLSKRTDTGHRLLNASEFLQMAGRAGRRGMDLQGHVVTVQTPFEGSKEAAYLATSKPDPLVSQFTPSYGMVLNLLQTHTLEETRELIERSFGQYMATMHLRPNYEEIAELQAQLEQLQEQIDAVDENELAVYEKLRQRLKVERQLLKTLQHQAQEDRKEQIGMLLGFAVAGTLLSLKGKNITVPSPIAAVLIGKSPHSEQSPCLVCLGRDNRWYVATTDDIVDLYAELPRIDVPPEIIPPPDLVFKPGQIRRGDEQTATIAQQIPESGESLYMAPEVAEQLSRMTAVQEQLEAHPIHKSGNAAAIFKRKARYVELEAELQLLQEHVEQQSQHHWEEFLNLIEILQHFGCLDNLVPTALGQVAAAIRGENELWLGLVLASGELNNLDPHHLAAAVAALVTETPRPDSKVRFDLSNQVVDALAKLRGIRRQMFQMQRRYNVALPIWLEFELIALVEQWALGVEWTELCENTTLDEGDVVRILRRTLDLLSQIPHVPNLPDSLQRNAYRAIQLIDRFPVNEVVE, from the coding sequence GTGAATTATCCCGCACCATCTCCAGAACTTGACCTCAGGTCAATATTCCCGTTTAATCTGGATCGATTTCAAGAAGACGCGATCGCCTCCCTCAATGCTGGGCGATCTGTAGTTGTATGTGCGCCCACAGGTTCGGGCAAAACATTAGTTGGCGAATACGCGATTTATCGTGCCCTAGCGCGAGGAAAACGTGTTTTCTACACCACTCCGTTGAAAGCGCTGTCAAATCAAAAATTACGTGACTTTCGCGAGAAATTCGGCTTCGATCTCGTCGGACTGTTAACTGGAGATGCCTCCATTAATAGAGATGCACCGATTATCGTCATGACCACAGAAATTTTTCGCAATATGCTCTATGGCACACCCATAGGGCAAATCGGTATTTCTTTGGTAGATGTAGAAGCGGTGGTACTAGATGAATGCCACTACATGAACGATCGCCAACGGGGAACCGTTTGGGAAGAATCTATTATCTATTGCCCGCGTGAAGTTCAATTAGTAGCCCTTTCCGCCACAGTAGCCAATAGCGATCAACTTACCGATTGGCTAAATCGCGTTCACGGCCCAACTGACCTGATTTACTCCGATTTTCGCCCTGTACCCCTAGAATTTCACTTTTGCAATCCTAAAGGGCTGTTTCCTCTACTAAACGACAGTAAAAACAAAATCAATCCTCGCCTAGCTAACAGAGGCAAAAGAAGACAAGGAGATAAAGGCAAGGGTGGTAGACCAGAAGCTCCTGGCATAATTTATACCTTGAGCCAGCTACAGCAACGGGATATGTTACCCGCGATTTACTTTATCTTTAGCCGCCGAGGATGTGATAAAGCGGTAGCAGAGGTAGGCGATCTATGGCTAGTAAATAATGATGAATCCCAGGTATTACGCCGCCAAATAGATGACTTTTTAACCCGTAATCCCGAAGCCGGACGTTCTGGACAAATTGCCCCCCTCTACCGAGGAATTGCTGCCCACCATGCCGGAATTTTACCTGCGTGGAAAGTCTTAGTAGAAGAACTATTTCAACAGGGGCTAATTAAGGTAGTCTTTGCCACCGAAACCCTAGCCGCAGGAATTAATATGCCTGCCCGCACAACTGTCATATCTACCCTTTCTAAGCGTACCGACACCGGACACCGCCTCCTGAACGCCTCGGAATTCTTGCAAATGGCAGGACGGGCTGGCCGTCGAGGCATGGATTTACAAGGTCATGTCGTGACAGTACAAACTCCTTTTGAAGGGTCTAAAGAAGCAGCATATTTGGCAACATCTAAACCCGACCCCTTAGTGAGCCAGTTTACCCCCAGTTACGGGATGGTACTGAACCTGCTCCAAACCCATACCTTAGAGGAAACTAGAGAGTTAATCGAACGCAGTTTTGGGCAGTACATGGCCACCATGCATTTACGGCCAAATTACGAAGAGATTGCCGAACTCCAAGCCCAATTAGAGCAACTTCAGGAGCAAATTGACGCAGTTGATGAAAATGAACTAGCTGTTTATGAGAAATTGCGACAACGCCTGAAAGTTGAACGCCAATTATTGAAAACTCTGCAACATCAAGCCCAAGAAGACCGCAAAGAGCAAATAGGAATGCTGTTAGGCTTTGCTGTAGCAGGAACACTGTTGAGTCTCAAGGGTAAAAATATCACAGTCCCTTCACCAATAGCGGCAGTGTTAATTGGGAAAAGCCCTCATTCTGAGCAATCACCTTGCCTGGTATGTTTGGGACGCGATAATCGCTGGTATGTAGCCACAACTGACGATATAGTCGATTTGTATGCGGAACTACCACGAATTGATGTACCGCCTGAAATAATTCCACCACCCGATCTGGTTTTTAAACCAGGACAGATTCGTCGTGGTGACGAACAAACAGCAACCATTGCCCAGCAGATTCCCGAATCAGGGGAGTCTCTATATATGGCTCCGGAGGTAGCAGAACAGCTCAGTCGGATGACTGCTGTACAAGAGCAATTAGAAGCTCATCCAATTCATAAATCGGGCAATGCCGCCGCTATTTTCAAACGTAAGGCACGTTACGTTGAATTAGAAGCCGAACTTCAACTGTTGCAAGAACACGTAGAGCAACAATCCCAACATCATTGGGAAGAGTTTCTCAATTTAATTGAAATTTTGCAGCACTTTGGTTGTTTAGATAACTTAGTACCAACAGCATTAGGACAAGTTGCCGCAGCTATCCGCGGAGAAAATGAATTATGGCTGGGTTTAGTACTTGCCAGTGGTGAATTGAACAATTTAGATCCGCACCACTTAGCAGCAGCAGTTGCAGCTTTGGTGACAGAAACTCCGCGTCCAGATAGCAAAGTGCGTTTCGATTTGAGCAATCAAGTTGTAGATGCTTTGGCAAAATTGCGAGGAATTCGTCGCCAAATGTTCCAAATGCAACGACGGTATAATGTAGCGCTGCCTATCTGGTTAGAGTTTGAGTTAATTGCTCTGGTGGAACAGTGGGCGCTGGGAGTTGAGTGGACAGAACTATGTGAAAATACCACTTTAGATGAAGGCGATGTGGTGAGAATATTACGCCGGACGTTGGATTTATTATCTCAAATCCCTCACGTTCCGAATTTGCCGGATTCTTTGCAACGTAATGCCTATCGCGCTATACAGTTAATTGATAGATTCCCAGTGAATGAAGTAGTGGAATAA
- a CDS encoding alanine racemase domain-containing protein produces MSSSISERIDQIRSSLPSSVRLIAVSKTVPAEIMRCAYAAGIRDFGESRIQEAASKQAELKDLSDITWHFIGHLQSNKAKKALEQFQWIHSVDNLQLAQRLNNLAPQLGVIPQVCLQVKILPDPNKSGWTVPQLLADLPAIAQYKNLQIQGLMTIPPLGLTRAEIFDVFKATCNLAKTIREQNWSHLKMQHLSMGMSGDYEIAVEAGTTMVRLGTILFGDRP; encoded by the coding sequence ATGAGTAGTTCGATTAGCGAACGTATCGATCAAATTCGCTCCTCCCTCCCATCTTCAGTTCGTCTGATTGCAGTTAGCAAAACGGTTCCTGCGGAAATCATGCGCTGTGCGTATGCCGCAGGAATACGTGATTTTGGCGAAAGCCGGATTCAAGAAGCTGCTAGCAAACAAGCCGAGTTAAAAGACTTATCAGATATTACCTGGCACTTTATTGGACATTTACAAAGCAATAAAGCCAAAAAAGCCCTAGAGCAATTTCAATGGATTCACTCCGTAGATAATTTGCAACTGGCACAGCGCTTAAATAACTTAGCGCCACAGTTAGGAGTGATTCCTCAAGTTTGCCTACAAGTCAAGATTCTCCCCGATCCCAACAAGTCTGGTTGGACTGTGCCTCAGCTGTTAGCTGATTTACCTGCGATCGCTCAATATAAAAATTTACAAATTCAAGGTTTGATGACAATTCCGCCTTTAGGATTAACTAGGGCGGAAATTTTTGATGTATTTAAAGCTACGTGTAACCTAGCAAAAACCATTAGAGAACAAAACTGGTCGCACCTCAAAATGCAGCACTTGTCAATGGGGATGTCAGGTGACTACGAAATAGCCGTAGAAGCAGGTACAACTATGGTAAGGTTAGGAACCATCTTGTTCGGGGATCGCCCTTAG